A genomic window from Salvia hispanica cultivar TCC Black 2014 chromosome 5, UniMelb_Shisp_WGS_1.0, whole genome shotgun sequence includes:
- the LOC125190986 gene encoding protein RER1A-like: MEGTGGDGPSAAAAALDQRRHELSKLFQHYLDKSTPHSLYRWIGTVCLVLLYALRVYYVQGFYIVTYGLGIYLLNLLIGFLSPLVDPELEPSEGPSLPTKGSDEFKPFIRRLPEFKFWYAITKAFCVAFLMTFFSMFDVPVFWPILLCYWIVLLFLTMKRQIMHMIKYRYIPFNLGKQKYGKKKPASSASSPRD; this comes from the exons ATGGAGGGAACCGGAGGTGATGGTCCCTCAGCAGCTGCTGCAGCACTTGACCAACGGAGGCATGAGCTGTCAAAACTTTTTCAGCATTATCTAGATAAATCTACCCCACATTCTCTTTATCGGTGGATTGGGACAGTTTGTTTGGTGCTTCTATATGCTCTTCGGGTTTATTATGTTCAGGGATTCTACATTGTTACCTATGGTTTGGGGATCTACCTTCTGAATTTGCTAATTGGGTTTTTGTCACCTCTTGTTGACCCCGAGCTGGAACCGAGCGAAGGACCTTCACTGCCCACTAAGGGTTCTGACGAGTTCAAGCCTTTCATTCGCCGTCTTCCTGAGTTCAAATTCTG GTATGCCATCACAAAGGCTTTCTGTGTAGCTTTCCTGATGACATTCTTTTCCATGTTCGATGTTCCAGTATTTTGGCCTATCCTATTATGTTATTGGATTGTTCTTCTTTTCCTAACAATGAAGCGTCAAATCATGCACATGATCAAGTACAGATACATTCCGTTTAATTTGGGGAAACAG AAATATGGAAAGAAAAAGCCGGCCTCCAGTGCCAGCAGCCCCCGAGACTGA
- the LOC125186985 gene encoding probable pinoresinol-lariciresinol reductase 3 encodes MAESKSKILIIGVTGNLGFELAKASLNASHPTLGLIRDSAFSDPNKLHKIQLLSDSGLKIVKGSLHDEEILIEALKQVEVVICAVASKQVHDQKPLISAIKRVGCIKRFIPSEFGSDPDRTRVSHLDHNFYSRKSEIRRLVESQGIPYTYICCNFYTSYLLPSLVQPGRQAPPQDNVTIFGDGNARGVFMKESDVAAFTISTMDDPRTLNKTLYLRPPGNTVSMNELVTIWEEKIGKKLERNYISEEELLKRIQDTPYPENMQMVFIYSVFVKGDQTYYDINASNGVEGTQLYPHIKYTTVSQFLDKLL; translated from the exons ATGGCGGAAAGCAAGAGCAAAATTCTAATAATCGGAGTCACTGGCAACCTCGGATTCGAGCTCGCGAAGGCCAGCTTAAACGCATCCCATCCAACACTCGGCCTTATCCGAGATTCCGCATTTTCCGATCCCAACAAACTCCACAAAATTCAGCTGCTCTCCGATTCAGGCCTCAAAATAGTTAAA GGCTCGTTACACGATGAGGAGATCCTAATTGAAGCCCTAAAACAAGTTGAAGTCGTCATCTGCGCCGTCGCATCCAAGCAAGTTCATGATCAGAAGCCTCTGATTTCGGCCATCAAACGCGTCGGTTGCATCAAG AGGTTCATTCCATCAGAATTTGGATCAGATCCTGACAGAACTAGAGTTTCCCATCTCGATCACAATTTCTATTCAAGGAAATCTGAGATTAGGCGTCTCGTTGAATCCCAAGGCATTCCTTACACTTACATATGTTGCAACTTCTACACGAGCTACTTGCTTCCGTCCCTCGTCCAGCCTGGCCGCCAAGCCCCACCACAAGACAATGTCACCATCTTTGGAGATGGAAATGCTAGAG GCGTCTTTATGAAGGAAAGTGACGTAGCTGCATTCACGATAAGCACCATGGATGATCCACGCACACTGAATAAAACCCTGTATCTAAGACCACCTGGGAATACAGTCTCCATGAATGAACTGGTTACTATTTGGGAGGAAAAAATAGGGAAAAAACTTGagagaaattatatttcagAGGAAGAGCTTCTTAAAAGAATTCAAG ACACTCCATATCCAGAAAACATGCAGATGGTCTTCATATACTCGGTGTTTGTGAAGGGCGACCAGACTTACTACGACATAAACGCATCAAACGGTGTGGAGGGAACTCAGTTGTATCCACATATCAAATATACTACAGTAAGCCAGTTTTTAGACAAGCTGTTGTAG
- the LOC125191026 gene encoding protein RER1A-like → MEGTGGDGPSAAAAALDQRRHELSKLFQHYLDKSTPHSLYRWIGTACLVLLYALRVYYVQGFYIVTYGLGIYLLNLLIGFLSPLVDPELEPSEGPSLPTKGSDEFKPFIRRLPEFKFWYAITKAFCVAFLMTFFSMFDVPVFWPILLCYWIVLLFLTMKRQIMHMVKYRYIPFNLGKQKYGKKKPASSDSSPRD, encoded by the exons ATGGAGGGCACCGGAGGTGATGGTCCCTCAGCAGCTGCTGCGGCACTTGACCAACGGAGGCATGAGTTGTCGAAACTTTTTCAGCATTATCTAGATAAATCTACCCCTCATTCTCTTTATCGGTGGATTGGGACAGCTTGTTTGGTGCTTCTATATGCTCTCCGGGTTTATTATGTTCAGGGATTCTACATTGTTACCTATGGTTTGGGGATCTACCTTCTGAATTTGCTCATCGGGTTTTTGTCACCTCTTGTTGACCCCGAGCTGGAACCTAGCGAAGGACCTTCACTGCCCACTAAAGGTTCTGATGAGTTCAAGCCATTCATTCGCCGTCTTCCTGAGTTCAAATTCTG GTATGCCATCACAAAGGCTTTCTGTGTAGCTTTCCTGATGACATTCTTTTCCATGTTTGATGTGCCAGTGTTTTGGCCTATCCTATTATGTTATTGGATTGTTCTTCTTTTCCTAACAATGAAGCGTCAAATCATGCATATGGTCAAGTACAGATACATTCCGTTCAATTTGGGAAAACAG AAATATGGAAAGAAAAAGCCAGCTTCCAGCGACAGCAGCCCCCGAGACTGA
- the LOC125189167 gene encoding glucose-1-phosphate adenylyltransferase large subunit 1-like — protein MDAFCGTLRSASHLANPTKSVFCGEENGFWGEKITWSLSNRVGACKIGKKLNLEERGRKIKPGVAYSVLTRENSNQTLTIPAPRFERQRANPKNVAAIILGGGAGAQLFPLTSRTATPAVPIGGCYRLIDIPMSNCINSGINKIFVLTQFNSASLNRHISRTYTGNGISFGDGYVEVLAATQTAGETGNRWFQGTADAVRQFIWLFEDAKAKDIDNILILSGDHMYRMDYMDFVQNHIDRNADITLSCAPVDESRASSLGLVKIDSRGRVSQFSEKPKGMDKMAMQVDTSIIGLSAEEAVRSPYIASMGVYAFKTDVLLKLLRWRYPTSNDFGSEIIPSAVKEQNVQAYVFRDYWEDIGTIKSFYDANLALTDESPKFEFYDPKTPFYTSPRFLPPTKIDNCKIKDAIISHGCFLRECVVEHSIVGERSRLDSGVELKDTFMMGADSYQTESEIASLLAQGKVPMGIGSNTKISNCIIDKNARIGRDVIIKNKEGVEEADRSEEGFYIRSGITVVVEKGTIADGTVI, from the exons ATGGATGCTTTCTGTGGTACGTTGAGATCGGCATCCCATTTGGCGAATCCGACCAAAAGTGTGTTTTGTGGTGAAGAGAATGGGTTCTGGGGAGAGAAGATCACATGGAGTCTGAGTAATCGTGTTGGGGCTTgtaaaattgggaaaaaattgaatcttgagGAAAGGGGAAGGAAGATCAAACCTGGGGTTGCTTACTCTGTTCTGACCAGAGAAAACAGCAATCAAACTCTG ACAATACCTGCTCCAAGATTCGAGAGACAGAGGGCGAATCCGAAAAATGTGGCTGCGATCATTCTGGGAGGAGGTGCCGGGGCGCAGCTTTTCCCTCTTACAAGCAGAACTGCCACCCCAGCT GTTCCAATTGGAGGATGCTATAGGCTGATTGACATCCCAATGAGCAACTGCATCAACAGTGGCATTAACAAGATCTTTGTGCTCACTCAGTTCAATTCTGCTTCTCTAAATCGACACATTTCTCGAACATATACTGGGAATGGCATTAGCTTTGGGGATGGTTATGTTGAG GTTTTGGCTGCAACTCAGACGGCAGGGGAAACAGGAAACCGGTGGTTCCAGGGTACAGCAGATGCAGTTAGGCAATTTATATGGCTATTTGAG GATGCCAAGGCGAAAGATATTGACAACATCTTGATTCTATCAGGGGATCATATGTACAGGATGGACTACATGGACTTCGTTCAG AACCACATTGATAGAAATGCGGACATCACACTCTCGTGTGCACCAGTTGATGAAAG CCGAGCATCATCCCTTGGACTGGTGAAGATTGACAGCAGAGGTCGCGTATCTCAATTTTCTGAGAAGCCTAAAGGCATGGATAAGATGGCAATG CAAGTAGACACCTCTATCATAGGATTGTCCGCGGAGGAGGCTGTAAGATCTCCGTATATCGCTTCTATGGGAGTATATGCATTCAAGACCGACGTTTTATTGAAGCTTCTCCGGTGGAGATACCCGACTTCAAACGACTTTGGGTCTGAGATCATACCATCTGCAGTAAAGGAACAAAATGTGCAG GCATATGTATTTAGAGACTACTGGGAAGATATCGGAACGATAAAATCATTTTACGATGCTAATTTGGCTCTTACGGATGAG TCCCCGAAGTTCGAATTCTACGATCCAAAGACTCCGTTCTACACATCACCCCGTTTCTTGCCACCAACCAAAATCGACAATTGCAAG ATCAAAGACGCGATCATATCACACGGGTGCTTCCTGCGTGAATGTGTTGTTGAACACTCTATAGTAGGCGAACGCTCTCGTCTCGACTCCGGGGTTGAACTCAAG GATACATTTATGATGGGGGCTGATTCTTATCAAACGGAATCAGAGATTGCCTCACTCTTAGCTCAAGGCAAAGTTCCAATGGGGATTGGTAGTAACACCAAAATAAG TAACTGCATCATCGACAAGAATGCTAGAATCGGGAGAGACGTGATCATCAAGAACAAAGAG GGAGTCGAAGAAGCTGATAGATCGGAGGAAGGGTTCTACATTCGCTCGGGAATCACTGTAGTAGTCGAGAAAGGAACGATAGCTGATGGAACGGTCATATAG